CGGTGATGGTGGTTGCGCCATTGGTGGCGATGGCGGCTTATGACGGGTCGGCTTGGTCGCTGGTGGTGACTGACGATTATATGCAGCATCGCTTGGTTTGGACGGTGGTTCAGGCGGCGGGCACTTGTGTGCTGGTTTTGCTGCTCGGTATTCCGGTGGGGTGGTCGTTGGCGAGGTTGTCGTTTCGCGGGCGTGAGATGATTTTGCGGCTTTATAAGATATCGACATCTCTCAGAGAATCATATCAAAAACAGGGTAAGTCCGTAGAAGAAGCCAGAACACTTGCTAATGCAAGAACCAAGGCGATTATGAAAGAGCGGATGCACTGCATAACCCCGATATGATTGCCGGAGGTAAAGATGTCACTGAACGTTTAGGCCGTAGTGATGTCAATCGATCCATTGGCGGAAACTGGAATCAAAAAGCTCCGGATAGCAAGGAGGCCGGAGACTACAGAACCCGCTTGAAGCAGCTTGATGATTACGCCAATGAAATGAAGAAAAAGTATGGTGGAAATGCCAATATGAATGCAGAATTTAACCGTTGTCCGACATAGAAGGAGTAAACATATGAATCTATTCAAACAAACTGAAGGATCAGAATATTTTTTTGAAAAATTTGGAATGCCATTTGCTTCCACGCCGGTTTCAACTGAAACCTTGGCCAAATATCGCGGTAAATTGCCTGACCGTTTGCTGGAATATTGGCAGGAATTTGGTTTCTGCGGATTTAAGGACGGAATATTTTGGCTGACCAATCCGGAAGACTACGAGGACATTTTGGCAGAATGGTTGCCGGAAGATGAATTGAAAAAGAAAAAACATTATGTGATTGCCCGTTCAGGATTTGGGGAGCTGTTTGTGTGGAACAGCAATTTAGGAACCCAATATGAGCTTGATCCAATTAGAGGGTGGATATTTAAAAGGGATACTGATTTCAGCGATTGGATTCAGGACGGAAGAGACGGAGAAGTGATTGATGGTTTCTTCGGTTTCCAGGTATATGAAGAGTTGGATACACAAGACAATGATGGCAATCCGCTCTTTCAACGCTGTGTCGAATTATGGGGTCCGCTGGCAGAAAATGAGATGTTTACCTTTGCCCCATATCCTTTTATCAGCGACAGTCAGACGCTGGATGCAATTCTTAAGGCAGATTTATTCATTAATTTTGACATTGTAAGGCAAATGAAAGAACCGGAGATTTTAACAACAAGGGATTTATTGAGAAAAGGCTGGGGCATTTGATAAAAGGTCGTCTGAAAAACCTTTCAGACGACCTTTGCTTCGTATCCGTTACAATATCTGTTTTCAACCCTGCCTATCCGTTCCATGAAAACTCTGTTTCGTTTGTTTCCTGCCACTGTTTTGCTTGCGCTGCTGCCTTTGGGTTTCTTGGCGGTGATGGTGGTTGCGCCATTGGTGGCGATGGCGGCTTATGACGGGTCGGCTTGGTCGTTGGTATTGGCTGATGATTATATGCAGCATCGTTTGGTTTGGACGGTGGTTCAGGCGGCGGTCACTTGTGTGCTGGTTTTGCTGCTCGGTATTTCGGTGGGGTGGTCGTTGGCGAGGTTGTCGTTTCGCGGGCGTGAGATGATTTTGCGGCTTTTGATGCTGCCGTTTGTGATGCCGACTTTGGTGGTCGGGGTCGGGGTGTTGGCTTTGTTCGGGGCAAACGGTGTGTTGTGGGCGGGCTGGCAGGATACGCCGTATTTGTTGCTTTACGGCAATGTGTTTTTCAACTTGCCTGTGTTGGTACGCGCGGCGTATCAGGGTTTTTTGCAGGTGCCGCAGGCGAGGTTGCAGTCGGCGCAGACGCTGGGTGCGGGGGCTTGGCAGCGGTTTTGTTTTGTGGAATGGCCGGTGTTGCGCCCTTGGCTGGCGGGTGGGGCTTGTTTGGTATTTTTGTATTGTTTTTCGGGTTTCGGACTGGCGTTGTTGCTGGGTGGCAGCCGTTATACGACAGTTGAGGTGGAGATTTATCAGTTGGTGATGTATGAGCTGGATATGGCTCAGGCGTCGGTTTTGGTGTGGATGGTGTTGGGCGTGACAGCATTGGCGGGGCTGCTGTATGCGTATTTGAGCCGGCAAACGGCTTCTGATAAGGCGGTTCGTGCTTTGCTGCCGCATCGCCCGCAATCTTTCGGCGAACGTGTTTTGCTGGGTTTTTCTTTAATGGTCTTGCTGTTGTGTTGCCTGTTGCCTTTGGCGGCGGTGATTTTTCTGGCGGCATCGGCAGGCGGGTCTTGGGGTGTGTTGTTGGAACAGGAAACCTTGGCGGCGGGATGGAATACGCTGCGGTTTTCGGGAATGGCGGTTTTGACGGCGGTTGTACTGGGGGTGATGTATGCGGCAGTTGCGCGACGGGTGGCGTGGGTACGCGGTTTGGTGTTTTTGCCGTTTATGGTTTCGCCTGTCTGTATTGCCGCCGGTATATTGCTGCTTTATCCGCAATGGACGGCATCGCTGCCTTTGTTGGTTGCCACTTATGCGCTGCTGGCGTATCCGTTTGTGGCAAAAGATGTGCTGGCGGCTTGGGACGATTTGCCTGAAGATTATGTGTCGGCTGCGCGCGGCATGGGGGCAAATGCTTTTCAGACGACCTTGTATGTGACCGCTCCATTATTGAAACCTGCTTTGCGACGCGGTCTGACTTTGGCGGCGGCAACCTGTATCGGCGAATTTGCCGCCACGCTGTTTTTGTCGCGCCCCGAATGGCAGACGCTGACCACTTTGATTTATTCGTATCTGGGTAGGGCAGGGGAGGACAATTATGCGCGGGCAATGGTGTTGACGACGGTTTTAATGCTGCTGTCGCTGATGGTGTTTTTGCTGCTGGACGAACGTGAAAAGACTTGATGTCCGCTTTTGAAATGTAGCATGATGTTTATAGAGGTCGTCTGAAAACATTTCAGACGACCTCAAATCCATTTAGATTGTCAGCAATTCCATTCAAAATATAGTGGCTTAACTTTAAACCAATACGGCGTTGCCTCGTCTTAGCTCAAAGAGAACGATTCTCTAAGGTGCTGAAGCACCAAGTGAATCGGTTCCGTACTATCAGTACTGTCTGCGGCTTCGTCGCCTTGTCCTGATTTAAATTTAATCCACTATAAAAAGATACGCGGCGAAACCATGCCCCGACATTTTTATTTTCATTCGCTATCCTTTACAATACCTTCCTTTATCTTTCATTCCAGCTTCCTTATGAACGAACACGTTTCCGTCCCATCCCCCGTCGGCGAAGACTACCTTCTTTTGGGTCAGTACGCCGAACGCGCCTATCTCGAATACGCTATGAGCGTGGTCAAAGGCCGCGCGCTGCCTGAAGTTTCAGACGGCCAGAAGCCCGTGCAGCGGCGCATTTTGTTTGCCATGCGCGATATGGGGTTGACGGCGGGGGCGAAGCCGGTGAAATCGGCGCGCGTGGTCGGCGAGATTTTGGGTAAATACCACCCGCACGGCGACAGTTCCGCCTATGAAGCGATGGTGCGGATGGCGCAGGATTTTACTTTGCGCTACCCCTTAATCGACGGCATCGGCAACTTCGGTTCGCGCGACGGCGACGGGGCGGCGGCGATGCGTTACACCGAAGCGCGGCTCACGCCGATTGCGGAATTGCTGTTGTCCGAAATCAATCAGGGAACGGTGGATTTCGTGCCGAACTACGACGGCGCGTTTGACGAACCGCTGCACCTACCCGCCCGCCTGCCTATGGTATTGCTCAACGGTGCGTCAGGCATCGCGGTGGGCATGGCGACTGAAATTCCGTCGCACAATTTGAACGAAGTCACGCAGGCGGCGATTGCGCTGTTGAAGAAGCCGACGCTGGAAACTGCCGACCTGATGCAATACATCCCCGCGCCTGATTTTGCCGGCGGCGGTCAAATCATCACGCCGGCGGACGAATTGCGCCGGATTTACGAAACCGGCAAGGGCAGCGTGCGCGTGCGTGCGCGTTACGAAATCGAGAAGCTGGCGCGCGGACAATGGCGCGTGATTGTGACCGAGCTGCCGCCGAACGCCAATTCCGCCAAAATCCTTGCCGAAATCGAAGAACAAACCAACCCGAAACCGAAAGCGGGCAAAAAGCAGCTCAACCAAGACCAGCTCAACACCAAAAAGCTGATGTTGGATTTAATCGACCGCGTGCGCGACGAGTCCGACGGCGAACATCCCGTGCGCCTGGTGTTCGAGCCGAAATCCAGCCGCATCGATACGGATACCTTCATCAACACCCTGATGGCGCAGACTTCGCTGGAAGGCAATGTGTCCATGAACTTGGTGATGATGGGACTGGACAACCGCCCCGCGCAGAAAAACCTGAAAACGATTTTGCAGGAATGGCTGGATTTCCGCGTCGTGACCGTAACACGTCGTCTGAAATTCCGTTTGAACCAAGTGGAAAAACGGCTGCACATCCTTGAAGGTCGTTTGAAAGTCTTTCTGCACATTGACGAAGTGATTAAAGTCATCCGCGAATCAGACGACCCGAAAACCGATTTGATGGCGGCGTTCGGGCTGACCGAAATCCAGGCCGAAGATATTTTGGAAATCCGCCTGCGCCAGTTGGCGCGTTTGGAAGGTTTCAAACTCGAAAAAGAATTGAACGAATTGCGCGAAGAACAAGGTCGTCTGAATATCCTTTTGGGCGATGAAAACGAAAAACGCAAGCTGATTATCAAAGAGATGCAGGCGGACATGAAGCAGTTCGGCGACGCGCGCCGCACGCTGGTGGAAGAAGCCGGACGCGCCGTGCTGACGCAAACCACCGCCGACGAACCCATCACGCTGATTCTGTCGGAAAAAGGGTGGATACGCAGCCGGGCCGGACACAACCTTGATTTGAGCCAAACCGCATTCAAAGAAGGCGACCGCCTCAAGCAAACCCTTGAAGGCCGCACTGTTTTACCCGTTGTCATCCTCGATTCATTGGGCAGAACCTACACGCTCGATGCCGCCGAAATCCCAGGCGGACGCGGCGACGGCGTGCCGGTTTCATCGTTAATCGAGCTGCAAAACGGCGCGAAACCCGTCGCCATGCTCACCGGACAGCCCGAACAGCACTACCTGCTCTCAGGCAGCGGCGGCTACGGCTTTATCACCAAGCTGGGCGATATGGTCGGACGCGTGAAAGCGGGCAAAGTGGTGATGACTGTGGACAGCGGCGAAACCGTCCTGCCGCCGATTGCGGTTTATGCCTCCTCGCTCATCAACCCCGACTGCAAAATCGTACTGGCCAGCAGTGACCACCGCCTCTTGGCGTTTTCCATCGGCGAACTCAAAGTCATGCCCAAAGGGCGCGGTTTGCAGTTGATGTCGCTGACCGAAGGCGCATCGCTGGAACACGTTCTCGTAACCACGGCTGCGGAATTCATCGTTGAAACCGTCGGCAAGCGCGGTGCGGCGCATCAGGAAAAATTGCGCATTTGCGATATCGAGGGCAAACGCGGCAAAAAAGGGAAGGTTTTGGACATCTCAGGTCGTCTGAAAACCTTATCCGCAGCTTCCGAATAAGCAACAGAGGAAACGATAACACATTGAAAACCTAGAAAACACGGTCGTTTTATGTTATGCTGACAAAATTAAAAAAATATTTACGACCGTCTGCGGAAATATTGCAGAACGATTTCAAAAACAGGTACTAATAATGATAAAAATAAACAAAAAGGGTTGCGGATATGAGTAAGTCCGGCTTTCAGGAACTGGGAAACCTGAGCGAGCGGATACCCGGTTTAATCAATATTGCCCGCATTGCCATCGTGCTGCCGCTGTTGGTCATGCATGCTTTCGGCGTTTACAGTAATGGCACCCATATCGGCATGTCATTCCCCCCCGTCGAATTTTACAGCTGGGCAGCGCTGTATTCTTTCCTCATCTTGTTATCCGTCGCCCGTCCGGACTGGCAATGGCAGACTTTGGATTTGCCCAATGCCAGCGCAGTCGTCGATATTTCGATGATGATGATACTGGTGTATATCGCTGGCGGAGTCGATTCGGGCTTCGGCATCCTTGTCCTTCCTTTCGTCGCGACGTCCTGCCTCCTCAGCTACGGGCATTATCCCATGCTGTACGCGGGCTACGCGTCTATGCTGTTCTTCTTCAATCTGCTGCTCGACGGCAGCATCCGCCTGCATCCGTTTGATTGGGATACACAACCCCTGATTACTACGGTCCTGCTCTGCGGCGCGTGTTACCTTGTCGCCATGCTGACTTCGTTCGCTGCCCGCTATCTGGAGCAGGCGACCGAATCTGCCAGCCGCCATCAGCTTGCCTACCGCCGCATCAGCGGGTTGAACCGCCTCGTTCTCAACCGCGTGCAGGAAGCCGTTATCGTCATCGACAGTACCCAGCGCGTCTGGCTTTTCAACAAACAGGCAAAAACCTATTTCCCCGGTTTGGTGGTTGACCAGCAGGAAGTCGTGTTCGGCGAATTGGTTACACGCTGGCAATATCATCCCGACAAACCGTTTGAAACCGATATCCACATCTTCCAACACGCCATGCACGTCCGCGCCGTCCCGCTGATTCAGGAACAGACGGAACTGCTCATGCTGTATGTCCGTTCGCTGCGCGAAGTCGCGGCAGAGGCTATGTCTACCAAGCTCACTTCGCTCGGACAGCTTACCGCGAACCTCGCCCACGAAATCCGCAATCCGATGTCCGCCATCCGTCACGCCAGCGATTTGCTGCAAGAAAGTGATGACGATGCTGAACCCGATCCCGTTAAGGCCAAGCTTTGCGGCATCATCGACAGCAACATCCAGCGCATCGACAAAATGTTGGAAGACATCTCCCTGCTCAACAAACGCGACAACATCAGCCGCGAGCCGATTAACCTGATGAAATTCTGGCTCGACTTCAAACAAGAGTTCACACTCAACAATTCCGAAGCCATCGGCTGCCTGCGCATGAACATGGACGGCAACAACCTTACCGTCCTCGCTGATGTGATGCACATCCAACAAATCATGTGGAACCTCTGCAATAACGCATGGAGGCACAGCCGTCAGGACGAGAATGCGATTACCGTCCTGATCCGTCCCAGCGGCAGAATGCACATTTCCATCGTCGTTGCCGATAACGGCAAAGGCATTTCGCCCGAAGTCCGCAACCATCTCTTTGAGCCGTTCTACACCACTGAAAAACAGGGTACGGGATTGGGATTGTACGTTGCCCGCGAACTGGCACACGCCAATATGGGTCAACTCCATTACCACCCCGAAATGAACGGATTCGAACTGATTTTACCGAGAGAACACAATGAGTAAGCTGCAAGACCCAGTATTGGTCGTCGACGACGAGGCCGACATCCGTGACTTGATGGAAATGACGCTGATGAAGATGGGGTTGCGCGTGCAGACCGCCGTCGGCGTAGAAGATGCCAAAGACAAGCTCGACAACAACGACTATTCCCTCGTCTTGACCGATATGCGGATGCCCGACGGCTCCGGCCTCGAAGTCGTCCAATACATAGACGAACTCATGCTCGACACCCCTGTCGCCGTCATTACCGCCTTCGGTAATGCCGATCAGGCGGTCGAAGCCCTTAATGCGGGCGCGTTCGACTACCTGCAAAAGCCGATTACCCTTTCCCAACTTCGCTCGTTGGTTAAATCCGCCGTCTCTGTTTCCAACAGCACCGATGAAATTGCCCAGCCGCCGACTGAAAAACCGTCCGCGCCCGTCGCAGCCGCATTCAACAAGCCTAAAACCCCGCCCAAACCGCCCAAACGCGACTTGAGCGGTTCTGTCTCCGTGCCCGAAAGCCTGCGTTCCATGAAAGAACGCTTTGCCACCGGCGAAATCGCCATGCGTGCGAACGAAGACGTGCCCGAATTGGGCGGCGAAGAAGATATGCCGCGGCTGCTCGGCAGTTCGCCCCAAATGGTCGAAGTCCGCCACCTGATCCGCCGCCTCGCCCGCAGCGGCGTGCCCGTTTATATTTCCGGCGAATCGGGTACCGGTAAAGAACAGGCTGCGCGTACCATCCACGAATTGTCCGATCGCGCCGACAAGCCCTTTATCGCCGTCAACTGCGGCGCAATTCCTGAAAACCTGATGGAAAGCGAATTCTTCGGCTACAAGAAAGGCAGCTTTACCGGCGCCGACCAAGACCGTCTCGGCTTCTTCCAGCATGCCGACGGCGGCACGCTGTTCCTCGACGAAGTTGCCGACTTGCCGCTAGCCATGCAAGTCAAACTCCTGCGCGCCATCCAAGAAAAAGCTGTGCGCCGCATCGGTGATGCCCGCGAAACTTTCGTCGATGTCCGCATCATCTGCGCCACCCACAAAAACCTCGAAGCCCTTGTTGACAGCGGTGCATTCCGTCAAGACTTATATTACCGCCTCAACGTCGTTACCCTGCATATGCCGCCCCTGCGCGAAATGCGTGAAGACTTGGGGGCGCTGATTCTGTACCTGCTCTATAAACACCGCCACGGTACGCAAACCTACAAACTCAGTCCCAAAGCGCAAGAAGCCCTGCTGCATTACAGCTATCCCGGCAACTTCCGCGAACTCGAAAACATCCTCGAACGCGCCGTCGCCCTGACTGTCGGACAAGTTATCCAGTTGGATGATTTACAAATCCAAAACACGACGGCCCCCAAAAACGACCATCCAAACCTCGGTCTTGACGACATCGCCGATTCCGAAACACGAAAAGGTGAAACGTTGGATCACCAACCGCTTCCTCCGTTTGACCCGCGCACCATGCAGATTCAAGATTACCTTGACCAAATCGAGCGCGGCATTATCGAACAAGCGTTGCAGCAAACCCGTTACAACCGCACTCAGGCAGCCAAGCTTTTGGGCATCAGCTTCCGCTCCATGCGCTACCGTATGGAACGTTTGGACATCAATTAAGCTTGCACTTTGCATTGTCTGAACGGTTAGGAAGCAAGCCCCGAAGATGTGTTTCAAATCTCAAACCGCGTATCTGCCATTCAGTCGGATACGCGGTTTTTGGCGTTCGTTGTGTGCAGGGGTCGTCTGAAAATTTTCAGACGACCTCTCTGTTTTAGGGGATTTGTGGATAAATACGGTTGAATATAGTGGATTAACTTTAAATCAGGACAAGGCGACGAAGCCGCAGACAGTACAAGATAGTACGGAACCGATTCACTTGGTGCTTCAGCACCTTAGAGAATCGTTCTCTTTGAGCTAAGGCGAGGCAACGCCGTACTGGTTTAAAGTTAATTCACTATAAAATGGTGGCGACAATCACGCCTGTAATATTGTGTTGTAAAGCCGTCAGTCCGACGCTTTGCCTACCGCCGTCCATATCTGAGCAAACTATCAAAAAAACGCCGAAATCTTTATAATTCGGCACATATCCTATTTTTCAGACGACCTATCTCCGATAGCGCATCCTTTTGTGGATTAGTTGTGGATAAGTTTGTTCTGACCCCTTTCCAGGAATACCTTATGATCCGTTTCGAACAAGTTTCCAAAACCTATCCCGGCGGTTTTGAAGCCCTGAAAAACGTCAGCTTCCAAATCAAAAAAGGCGAAATGATATTTATCGCCGGCCATTCCGGCTCCGGCAAGTCCACTATCCTCAAGCTGATTTCCGGTATTACCAAACCCAGCAAAGGCAAAGTGTGGTTCAACAACCAAGACTTGGGCGAATTGAGCGACAACCAAATCGGCTTCATGCGCCAACATATCGGCATCGTGTTCCAAGACCACAAAATCCTCTATGACCGCAACGTCCTGCAAAACGTCATCCTGCCGCTGCGGATTATCGGTTATCAGCCGCGCAAAGCCGAAGAACGCGCCCGCATCGCCATTGAAAAAGTCGGCTTGAAAGGCCGCGAATTGGACGATCCCGTGACCCTCTCAGGCGGCGAACAGCAACGCTTGTGTATCGCCCGCGCCGTCGTCCACCAACCCAGCCTCCTGATTGCCGACGAACCCTCCGCCAACCTCGACCGCGCCTACGCGCTCGACATCATGGAATTGTTCAAAACCTTCCACGAAGCAGGAACCACCGTCATCGTCGCCGCCCATGACGAAACCCTCATGGCAGACTACGGCCACCGCATCCTGCGCCTCTCGAAAGGACGACTCGCATGAGCATCATTCACTACGTCTCGCTGCACGTCGAATCTGCGCGCACTGCGCTCAAACAGCTCCTGCGCCAGCCCGTCGGCACGCTGCTCACCCTGCTGATGCTCGCCGTCGCCATGACCCTGCCGCTTTTCATGTATTTGGCCATCCAAAGCGGGCAAAGCGTTTTAGGCAAGCTCAACGAGTCGCCGCAAATCACGCTCTATATGGAAACCGACGCCTCCAAAGCTGACAGCGATACCGTCCGCAATCTGTTGGAACGTGATGCCCGCCTCAACAAAATCCGTTTCATCAGCAAGCAGGAAGGCTTGGAAGAGCTGCAATCCAACCTCGATCAAAACCTCGTTTCCATGCTCGACGGCAACCCCTTGCCCGACGCATTTATCGTAACGCCCGATCCCGCTACACCGCCCGCACAAATGCAGGCGATTTATCAGGATATGGTCAAGCTGCCCATGGTCGAATCCGCCACCATGGACACCGAATGGGTGCAAACGCTGTATCAAATCAACGAGTTCATCCGCAAAATTTTATGGTTTCTTTCACTGACGCTGGGCATGGCGTTCGTCCTTGTCGCGCACAACACCATCCGTCTGCAAATCCTCAGCCGCAAAGAAGAAATCGAAATCACCAAGCTGCTCGGCGCGCCCGCATCGTTCATCCGCCGCCCCTTCCTCTATCAAGCCATGTGGCAGAGTATCTTCTCCGCCGCCGTCAGCTTGGGGCTGTGCGGTTGGCTGCTCTCCGCCGTGCGCCCGTTGGTCGATGCCATCTTCAAACCCTACGGACTCAATATCGGCTGGCGTTTCTTCCATTTCAGTGAAGTTTCGCTGGTGTTTGGCTTCGTCATCGCCCTAGGCGTCTTCGGCGCATGGCTTGCCACCACGCAACATCTGCTGGGCTTTAGAGCCAAGAAATAAAATCATTGGATTGAAGTAAAGGCAAAAGGTCGACTGAAACTCTAAAACAAGGTTTCAGACGACCTTTGATTAGTGCCATTTATCGTATAAGGAAATAATATGCAGGGCAAGCTACTGCCACTCGACTATCACATAGGTTTGAGAAAATCTTTAAGAAGGGTGGCGCTCATACTGTTCATTTTATCCTTGTGTTTGCCCGCTGTAGGCGGAGCGATAGGTTTGGTAATTTGGATGACAGGTTTGACTGTTTTTTGGTATCCGGCGAGCTGGCCTACATTTGCCAATGTGATTTTTTTTGTTTTATATATCAGATTGAAGGATGATAAAGAAACCTTATATTTGTTCCCCTGTTTAATGTTAATCTTGATGATACCGGGGTCGATATTTGTGTTACCCGGTGTATTTGGTTGGGGATATGTGGTTTGGGTGATGTCGGGTATGCTTTTATGTGCAGATTGGCTGTGTAGCCTTATGCCGCACAAACAGCGTCTGATTGTCAGGTTGGCAATCATGGTTTGTCTGATATGGGCTGCCGGCTTAATAGGGCTTGGGCAGTATCAGCAAAACTCAAACGATCA
The DNA window shown above is from Neisseria sicca and carries:
- a CDS encoding polymorphic toxin type 15 domain-containing protein codes for the protein MIAGGKDVTERLGRSDVNRSIGGNWNQKAPDSKEAGDYRTRLKQLDDYANEMKKKYGGNANMNAEFNRCPT
- a CDS encoding GAD-like domain-containing protein, with the protein product MNLFKQTEGSEYFFEKFGMPFASTPVSTETLAKYRGKLPDRLLEYWQEFGFCGFKDGIFWLTNPEDYEDILAEWLPEDELKKKKHYVIARSGFGELFVWNSNLGTQYELDPIRGWIFKRDTDFSDWIQDGRDGEVIDGFFGFQVYEELDTQDNDGNPLFQRCVELWGPLAENEMFTFAPYPFISDSQTLDAILKADLFINFDIVRQMKEPEILTTRDLLRKGWGI
- a CDS encoding ABC transporter permease — protein: MKTLFRLFPATVLLALLPLGFLAVMVVAPLVAMAAYDGSAWSLVLADDYMQHRLVWTVVQAAVTCVLVLLLGISVGWSLARLSFRGREMILRLLMLPFVMPTLVVGVGVLALFGANGVLWAGWQDTPYLLLYGNVFFNLPVLVRAAYQGFLQVPQARLQSAQTLGAGAWQRFCFVEWPVLRPWLAGGACLVFLYCFSGFGLALLLGGSRYTTVEVEIYQLVMYELDMAQASVLVWMVLGVTALAGLLYAYLSRQTASDKAVRALLPHRPQSFGERVLLGFSLMVLLLCCLLPLAAVIFLAASAGGSWGVLLEQETLAAGWNTLRFSGMAVLTAVVLGVMYAAVARRVAWVRGLVFLPFMVSPVCIAAGILLLYPQWTASLPLLVATYALLAYPFVAKDVLAAWDDLPEDYVSAARGMGANAFQTTLYVTAPLLKPALRRGLTLAAATCIGEFAATLFLSRPEWQTLTTLIYSYLGRAGEDNYARAMVLTTVLMLLSLMVFLLLDEREKT
- the parC gene encoding DNA topoisomerase IV subunit A gives rise to the protein MNEHVSVPSPVGEDYLLLGQYAERAYLEYAMSVVKGRALPEVSDGQKPVQRRILFAMRDMGLTAGAKPVKSARVVGEILGKYHPHGDSSAYEAMVRMAQDFTLRYPLIDGIGNFGSRDGDGAAAMRYTEARLTPIAELLLSEINQGTVDFVPNYDGAFDEPLHLPARLPMVLLNGASGIAVGMATEIPSHNLNEVTQAAIALLKKPTLETADLMQYIPAPDFAGGGQIITPADELRRIYETGKGSVRVRARYEIEKLARGQWRVIVTELPPNANSAKILAEIEEQTNPKPKAGKKQLNQDQLNTKKLMLDLIDRVRDESDGEHPVRLVFEPKSSRIDTDTFINTLMAQTSLEGNVSMNLVMMGLDNRPAQKNLKTILQEWLDFRVVTVTRRLKFRLNQVEKRLHILEGRLKVFLHIDEVIKVIRESDDPKTDLMAAFGLTEIQAEDILEIRLRQLARLEGFKLEKELNELREEQGRLNILLGDENEKRKLIIKEMQADMKQFGDARRTLVEEAGRAVLTQTTADEPITLILSEKGWIRSRAGHNLDLSQTAFKEGDRLKQTLEGRTVLPVVILDSLGRTYTLDAAEIPGGRGDGVPVSSLIELQNGAKPVAMLTGQPEQHYLLSGSGGYGFITKLGDMVGRVKAGKVVMTVDSGETVLPPIAVYASSLINPDCKIVLASSDHRLLAFSIGELKVMPKGRGLQLMSLTEGASLEHVLVTTAAEFIVETVGKRGAAHQEKLRICDIEGKRGKKGKVLDISGRLKTLSAASE
- a CDS encoding sensor histidine kinase; its protein translation is MSKSGFQELGNLSERIPGLINIARIAIVLPLLVMHAFGVYSNGTHIGMSFPPVEFYSWAALYSFLILLSVARPDWQWQTLDLPNASAVVDISMMMILVYIAGGVDSGFGILVLPFVATSCLLSYGHYPMLYAGYASMLFFFNLLLDGSIRLHPFDWDTQPLITTVLLCGACYLVAMLTSFAARYLEQATESASRHQLAYRRISGLNRLVLNRVQEAVIVIDSTQRVWLFNKQAKTYFPGLVVDQQEVVFGELVTRWQYHPDKPFETDIHIFQHAMHVRAVPLIQEQTELLMLYVRSLREVAAEAMSTKLTSLGQLTANLAHEIRNPMSAIRHASDLLQESDDDAEPDPVKAKLCGIIDSNIQRIDKMLEDISLLNKRDNISREPINLMKFWLDFKQEFTLNNSEAIGCLRMNMDGNNLTVLADVMHIQQIMWNLCNNAWRHSRQDENAITVLIRPSGRMHISIVVADNGKGISPEVRNHLFEPFYTTEKQGTGLGLYVARELAHANMGQLHYHPEMNGFELILPREHNE
- a CDS encoding sigma-54-dependent transcriptional regulator, coding for MSKLQDPVLVVDDEADIRDLMEMTLMKMGLRVQTAVGVEDAKDKLDNNDYSLVLTDMRMPDGSGLEVVQYIDELMLDTPVAVITAFGNADQAVEALNAGAFDYLQKPITLSQLRSLVKSAVSVSNSTDEIAQPPTEKPSAPVAAAFNKPKTPPKPPKRDLSGSVSVPESLRSMKERFATGEIAMRANEDVPELGGEEDMPRLLGSSPQMVEVRHLIRRLARSGVPVYISGESGTGKEQAARTIHELSDRADKPFIAVNCGAIPENLMESEFFGYKKGSFTGADQDRLGFFQHADGGTLFLDEVADLPLAMQVKLLRAIQEKAVRRIGDARETFVDVRIICATHKNLEALVDSGAFRQDLYYRLNVVTLHMPPLREMREDLGALILYLLYKHRHGTQTYKLSPKAQEALLHYSYPGNFRELENILERAVALTVGQVIQLDDLQIQNTTAPKNDHPNLGLDDIADSETRKGETLDHQPLPPFDPRTMQIQDYLDQIERGIIEQALQQTRYNRTQAAKLLGISFRSMRYRMERLDIN
- the ftsE gene encoding cell division ATP-binding protein FtsE encodes the protein MIRFEQVSKTYPGGFEALKNVSFQIKKGEMIFIAGHSGSGKSTILKLISGITKPSKGKVWFNNQDLGELSDNQIGFMRQHIGIVFQDHKILYDRNVLQNVILPLRIIGYQPRKAEERARIAIEKVGLKGRELDDPVTLSGGEQQRLCIARAVVHQPSLLIADEPSANLDRAYALDIMELFKTFHEAGTTVIVAAHDETLMADYGHRILRLSKGRLA
- the ftsX gene encoding permease-like cell division protein FtsX → MSIIHYVSLHVESARTALKQLLRQPVGTLLTLLMLAVAMTLPLFMYLAIQSGQSVLGKLNESPQITLYMETDASKADSDTVRNLLERDARLNKIRFISKQEGLEELQSNLDQNLVSMLDGNPLPDAFIVTPDPATPPAQMQAIYQDMVKLPMVESATMDTEWVQTLYQINEFIRKILWFLSLTLGMAFVLVAHNTIRLQILSRKEEIEITKLLGAPASFIRRPFLYQAMWQSIFSAAVSLGLCGWLLSAVRPLVDAIFKPYGLNIGWRFFHFSEVSLVFGFVIALGVFGAWLATTQHLLGFRAKK